CAGGCCCTGGCCCTCGAGGACACCCCCGAGATCCGCTCCGCCCTGGCGGAGCTCTACCTCTCCATGGGCCGCCTGGACGAGGCCCTGGCCCAGTACGCCAAGGCCCTGGAGCAAGCCCCTAAGGACCTAGACCTGCGGGTGCGGTACGCCTCCGCCCTCCTCCTCAAGGGGAAGGCGGAGGAGGCGGCCCGGGTATTGGAGGAGGGGCACCGGATCAAGCCCTTGAACGCCGAGGGCTGGTACACCCTGGGCCAGGCCTACCTCGCCCTGGGACGGACCGAGGAGGCGGGGGTGGCCCTGGAAAACGCCGTGGCCCTCGCCCCCTTGCGCTTCCCCGCCGCCTACTACTACCTGGGGCAGGTCTATCTGGCCCTCGGGGACTACCCGAAGGCGAAAAGCCGCCTCACGGTGGCGGTGCGCCTCGAGCCCAAGAGGGCGGAGTACCGCTATGGCCTCTGCCTGGCGAACGAGAAGCTCGGGGACAAGGAGGGGGCCCGCTACCAGTGCCGGGAGGCCCTGAAGCTTAAGCCGGACTACAAGGAGGCCGAAGAGGTGCTGAAGCGCCTCTAAGCCTTGGGCTCCTCCTTCTTCTCCTCCTCCTGGATCCCTTTCTTAAACTCCCGGGCCGCCTGGCCGATGCCACGGGCGAGCTCGGGAAGCTTTTTGGCGCCGAAGAGGAGGAGGATGACGAGAAGGATGAGGATGATCTCCATGGGTCCGAGGTGCATGGCCCCATACTACCACGCCTTGACCCGCCAGGCGGCAAGGGCTATGCTGACGGGTGGGCGGCCGAAGCCCCGGGGCGTAGCGCAGGCCGGTAGCGCACCTGCTTTGGGAGCAGGGGGTCGCCCGTTCAAATCGGGCCGCCCCGACCACGCGGGAGTAGCTCAGCTTGGTAGAGCATCGGCCTTCCAAGCCGAGGGTCGCGGGTTCGAATCCCGTCTCCCGCTCCAGCCGGGCCGGGGCTAAAAGCCCCGGCTCCCTGTTTGGGCCCGTAGCTCAGTGGACAGAGCAGCCGCCTTCTAAGCGGTAGGTCGGGGGTTCGAATCCCTCCGGGCCCGCCACCTTCTGAAGGCAATACTTTCCTTTAGGAAAGCGAGGGGCCTCGAGGGGGGTGTTAGCGAATGGTTAGCTTATCCTTCAGGCCTCCCCTCGAGGCCCCACCATGTCTTCCGGGTCAAGGACCCACCCCTGCCGCTCCTCCTTGAGGAGGTGGCGGTAAATCCCCAGGGTGATGTTGGGGTTGGCGTGGCCCATGCGCTCCGCCACCAGCTCCAGGGGGGCGCCGTTGGCCAGGAGGAAGCTCCCGTAGGTGTGCCTCAGGTCGTGGACCCGCACCGGGGGGAGGCCGAGGCGGGCCGTGATGCGGCGGAGGGTGTGGTTCAGGGCGTTGAGGTCCAGGGGCCTGTCCCCCGCGTTGCCGGGGAAGACCCAGGCCTCCGGGGAGAGGGGCCCCCCGAGGCGGGCTTCCCACCAGGCCCGGTACTCCCGGAGGCGGGCCAGGGTGGCGTG
This region of Thermus thermophilus genomic DNA includes:
- a CDS encoding tetratricopeptide repeat protein, translating into MRWLLVVAGLLAAGGLAQTPPPPAAQTAEQNPLRLGVQLYALGRYDAALTLFERALKANPQDPEALYWLARTQLKLGLVNPALENGKTLVARNPRYQRGYMVLSEAYMALYRQAEDRERSKGYLEQALSVLKDAERINPRYAPLHLQRGLVYALMGERDKAEASLKQALALEDTPEIRSALAELYLSMGRLDEALAQYAKALEQAPKDLDLRVRYASALLLKGKAEEAARVLEEGHRIKPLNAEGWYTLGQAYLALGRTEEAGVALENAVALAPLRFPAAYYYLGQVYLALGDYPKAKSRLTVAVRLEPKRAEYRYGLCLANEKLGDKEGARYQCREALKLKPDYKEAEEVLKRL
- the tatA gene encoding twin-arginine translocase TatA/TatE family subunit, which translates into the protein MHLGPMEIILILLVILLLFGAKKLPELARGIGQAAREFKKGIQEEEKKEEPKA